The following coding sequences are from one Lycium ferocissimum isolate CSIRO_LF1 chromosome 3, AGI_CSIRO_Lferr_CH_V1, whole genome shotgun sequence window:
- the LOC132049511 gene encoding disease resistance protein RPV1-like isoform X2 — MAVDQSSNSQPSLPVRPWKYDVFLSCTSNDTSKAFVDHLYSTLFHVGINTFRGGDEQLSEVAINAIEGSIIFISILSKNYASSTRCLNELLHILELKNNSKRLVLPIFYDVDPSDVRKQSGIFAEAFARHETCSQEENKILLWKAALSKVGNLSGWDLRHVAQGFESKFIHIIIKEVLHEVKSRIPLDITEHPVALFPRVNQIEKLLFKEGCDDIRIIGIHGMGGIGKTTLAKAVFNQVLQHFEASCFLENVKIEASESQNGLVHLQEELLEKVLRKKIKVYSVDEGITLIKERLWQKKVFIVLDDLDDQCQLNALLGERDWLRRGSRVIITTRDKHLLKELQMNEQYEAMKLDHKSSLQLFTFHASRKAIPPEDCTELLKGIVTYCGGVPLALKVLGDYLSDKEITEWKSALEKLKTIPSNDLHTKLRISFDGLPDDFTKAVFLDIACFFFKIQKSELVRIFKACGFYPEVEICELIDKSLLTIDENKHLNMHNVIRDMGQEIVHRESPDNPGKRSRLWHPNDIFDVLTGEKGTRAVEAIVLESPVLKDVPLTTKTFEKMEKLRLLQINHVQLYGSFHCEDLKKSPELVGLDSLEELSFGYCSNLMELDSTIGDLKRLRSLDVSDCKKLLKLPRRICELKSLEMLYLNRCSKLEELPDDLGKLEGLKQLNAVATAIKRVPGSVEHLKNLERLLLSHDFLFKRQFKFSDIFRTWFQPERSLSQGGYLPSSISSLSALKVLQIENCNMSEDDIPLSLASLSSLQSLCFSNNKFHSIPFDLCDLSSLKYLNLSECPNLKSIPEVPLTLQKLVAYKCKSLERLPNLSQLKRLEELELGRCEMLTEIQGLENLDSIRRVYLWSCKTFGRTLDVSNLSQLKNLDLSHCERLIEIRGLENIHSIRYINLFNCKALGNPFTEDFFRAHYVHGSELQLGLCNSKVPDWFSYQVDGCSMCFNMPQQVESTFLGMFLWIVYGTVDETKNVYPKATIVDLTNGVEFNHRLWTTISFAENSSIHYIPPDYFKCPVKGGEKMSIHIECYDFPTEDFVKKCGVHLLYKDKNGQVHSVPVSSSPCFDSGNEVTNNHSCRGKSGI; from the exons ATGGCTGTTGACCAATCATCTAATTCTCAGCCTTCACTTCCAGTTCGTCCTTGGAAATATGACGTCTTCTTGAGTTGTACAAGTAATGATACTTCAAAAGCCTTTGTAGATCATCTTTACTCAACACTTTTCCATGTTGGGATCAACACATTCAGAGGTGGTGATGAGCAGCTCTCTGAAGTCGCGATTAATGCAATTGAAGGATCAATCATTTTTATTAGTATTCTCTCAAAAAACTATGCCTCATCTACAAGGTGTCTTAATGAGCTTTTGCATATCCTTGAACTCAAGAACAATTCCAAACGGTTAGTTCTTCCAATATTCTATGATGTTGACCCTTCTGATGTGCGCAAGCAAAGTGGAATCTTTGCTGAAGCCTTTGCAAGACACGAAACATGTTCCCAAGAGGAAAACAAAATTCTACTCTGGAAAGCTGCACTCAGTAAAGTTGGTAATTTATCAGGATGGGATCTTCGGCATGTTGCTCAAGG GTTTGAATCAAAATTTATCCATATAATTATTAAGGAAGTCTTACATGAAGTCAAATCTCGAATACCACTCGATATTACCGAGCATCCTGTGGCACTTTTCCCCCGTGTTAACCAAATAGAGAAGTTATTGTTCAAAGAAGGTTGTGATGATATTCGAATTATTGGGATTCATGGCATGGGTGGAATCGGCAAAACAACTCTTGCAAAAGCTGTGTTCAACCAAGTTCTTCAGCATTTTGAAGcaagttgttttcttgaaaatgtgAAAATAGAGGCTTCTGAAAGCCAAAATGGATTAGTTCATTTACAAGAGGAACTTCTTGAAAAAGTTCTTAGGAAAAAAATCAAAGTGTACAGTGTTGATGAGGGCATTACATTGATCAAAGAAAGGCTTTGGCAGAAAAAGGTTTTCATCGTCCTTGATGATTTGGACGATCAATGCCAGTTAAATGCATTGCTTGGAGAACGTGATTGGCTTCGCCGGGGTAGTAGAGTTATCATAACAACTCGAGACAAGCATTTGCTCAAAGAACTACAAATGAATGAGCAATACGAAGCAATGAAATTGGATCACAAAAGCTCTTTACAGCTCTTCACATTCCATGCTTCCAGAAAGGCAATACCCCCTGAAGACTGTACTGAGCTTTTGAAAGGCATTGTAACTTACTGTGGAGGAGTTCCACTAGCTCTTAAGGTTTTGGGCGATTATTTGTCTGATAAAGAGATCACAGAATGGAAAAGTGCCTTGGAGAAATTAAAGACAATTCCTTCTAACGATCTCCATACAAAACTCAGAATAAGCTTTGATGGACTTCCGGATGATTTTACTAAGGCTGTTTTCCTTGACattgcttgtttcttcttcAAAATCCAGAAGAGTGAGCTCGTACGTATATTCAAAGCTTGTGGTTTCTACCCTGAGGTTGAAATTTGCGAATTGATTGACAAATCGTTGTTAACAATTGATGAAAATAAGCATCTGAACATGCACAATGTGATCCGGGATATGGGACAAGAAATTGTTCATAGGGAATCACCCGATAACCCAGGCAAGCGTAGCAGATTATGGCACCCTAACGACATTTTTGATGTGCTCACTGGAGAGAAG GGTACAAGAGCCGTTGAAGCGATAGTCCTTGAATCTCCAGTTTTGAAGGATGTTCCGTTGACTACTAAAACATTTGAAAAGATGGAAAAGCTAAGACTCCTACAAATCAATCATGTGCAGCTGTATGGAAGTTTCCA TTGTGAGGACCTCAAGAAATCCCCGGAGTTGGTTGGTTTGGATAGTCTTGAGGAGTTATCATTTGGTTACTGCTCAAATTTAATGGAGCTGGACTCAACAATTGGAGACTTGAAGAGACTTCGTAGTTTAGACGTGTCTGATTGCAAGAAACTACTGAAACTCCCAAGAAGAATCTGTGAGTTAAAATCACTTGAAATGTTATATCTCAATCGCTGCTCAAAACTGGAAGAATTGCCTGATGATTTGGGAAAGTTGGAAGGTCTAAAACAATTGAATGCAGTTGCAACAGCTATCAAAAGAGTACCTGGTTCTGTTGAACATCTAAAGAACTTGGAGAGGCTACTGCTATCACATGACTTCCTATTTAAAAGACAATTTAAATTTTCTGACATATTTCGAACTTGGTTCCAGCCAGAAAGAAGCCTTAGTCAAGGGGGGTATTTACCTTCGTCAATTTCAAGTTTAAGTGCTttaaaagttctacaaattgagaACTGCAATATGTCTGAAGATGATATTCCTTTGTCTCTTGCGAGTTTATCTTCTTTACAGAGTCTATGTTTTAGCAATAATAAGTTTCATTCCATACCTTTCGACCTTTGTGACCTTTCTAGTCTCAAGTATCTCAATTTAAGTGAATGTCCAAATCTTAAAAGCATCCCTGAAGTTCCTCTCACTCTACAGAAACTCGTTGCTTATAAGTGCAAGTCATTAGAAAGACTTCCCAATCTGTCCCAATTGAAAAGGTTGGAGGAATTGGAATTGGGTCGTTGTGAAATGTTGACGGAGATTCAAGGCTTGGAGAATCTTGATTCTATTAGACGAGTATACTTATGGAGCTGCAAGACTTTTGGAAGAACACTAGATGTATCCAACTTGAGTCAATTGAAGAACTTGGATCTTAGTCACTGTGAAAGATTGATTGAGATTCGAGGCTTGGAGAACATTCATTCCATTCGCTACATCAACCTATTCAATTGCAAAGCTCTTGGAAATCCTTTCACTGAAGACTTCTTCAGA GCCCATTATGTACATGGCAGTGAGCTCCAACTAGGGCTTTGCAATAGCAAGGTTCCAGACTGGTTTAGCTACCAAGTAGATGGATGTTCAATGTGCTTCAATATGCCACAACAGGTTGAGAGTACATTCTTAGGCATGTTCCTTTGGATTGTTTATGGTACCGTGGATGAAACTAAGAATGTTTATCCTAAAGCCACCATAGTCGATCTAACAAATGGCGTTGAGTTTAACCATCGTCTGTGGACAACCATATCCTTTGCAGAAAATTCGTCCATCCATTACATACCACCAGATTACTTCAAATGCCCGGTTAAAGGCGGAGAAAAGATGAGCATTCATATTGAATGCTATGACTTTCCAACTGAAGATTTTGTGAAGAAATGTGGAGTTCATCTATTGTATAAAGACAAGAATGGCCAGGTTCATTCTGTGCCTGTGAGTTCTTCTCCTTGTTTTGACAGTGGAAATGAAGTGACAAACAACCATTCTTGTAGAGGTAAGAGTGGAATCTGA
- the LOC132049511 gene encoding disease resistance protein RPV1-like isoform X1: MAVDQSSNSQPSLPVRPWKYDVFLSCTSNDTSKAFVDHLYSTLFHVGINTFRGGDEQLSEVAINAIEGSIIFISILSKNYASSTRCLNELLHILELKNNSKRLVLPIFYDVDPSDVRKQSGIFAEAFARHETCSQEENKILLWKAALSKVGNLSGWDLRHVAQGFESKFIHIIIKEVLHEVKSRIPLDITEHPVALFPRVNQIEKLLFKEGCDDIRIIGIHGMGGIGKTTLAKAVFNQVLQHFEASCFLENVKIEASESQNGLVHLQEELLEKVLRKKIKVYSVDEGITLIKERLWQKKVFIVLDDLDDQCQLNALLGERDWLRRGSRVIITTRDKHLLKELQMNEQYEAMKLDHKSSLQLFTFHASRKAIPPEDCTELLKGIVTYCGGVPLALKVLGDYLSDKEITEWKSALEKLKTIPSNDLHTKLRISFDGLPDDFTKAVFLDIACFFFKIQKSELVRIFKACGFYPEVEICELIDKSLLTIDENKHLNMHNVIRDMGQEIVHRESPDNPGKRSRLWHPNDIFDVLTGEKGTRAVEAIVLESPVLKDVPLTTKTFEKMEKLRLLQINHVQLYGSFQYLPQSLKCLRWYYCPLKCLPSDFCLENLVILDMSFSKFNECQAPLKYFKSLKRLIFYSCEDLKKSPELVGLDSLEELSFGYCSNLMELDSTIGDLKRLRSLDVSDCKKLLKLPRRICELKSLEMLYLNRCSKLEELPDDLGKLEGLKQLNAVATAIKRVPGSVEHLKNLERLLLSHDFLFKRQFKFSDIFRTWFQPERSLSQGGYLPSSISSLSALKVLQIENCNMSEDDIPLSLASLSSLQSLCFSNNKFHSIPFDLCDLSSLKYLNLSECPNLKSIPEVPLTLQKLVAYKCKSLERLPNLSQLKRLEELELGRCEMLTEIQGLENLDSIRRVYLWSCKTFGRTLDVSNLSQLKNLDLSHCERLIEIRGLENIHSIRYINLFNCKALGNPFTEDFFRAHYVHGSELQLGLCNSKVPDWFSYQVDGCSMCFNMPQQVESTFLGMFLWIVYGTVDETKNVYPKATIVDLTNGVEFNHRLWTTISFAENSSIHYIPPDYFKCPVKGGEKMSIHIECYDFPTEDFVKKCGVHLLYKDKNGQVHSVPVSSSPCFDSGNEVTNNHSCRGKSGI, encoded by the exons ATGGCTGTTGACCAATCATCTAATTCTCAGCCTTCACTTCCAGTTCGTCCTTGGAAATATGACGTCTTCTTGAGTTGTACAAGTAATGATACTTCAAAAGCCTTTGTAGATCATCTTTACTCAACACTTTTCCATGTTGGGATCAACACATTCAGAGGTGGTGATGAGCAGCTCTCTGAAGTCGCGATTAATGCAATTGAAGGATCAATCATTTTTATTAGTATTCTCTCAAAAAACTATGCCTCATCTACAAGGTGTCTTAATGAGCTTTTGCATATCCTTGAACTCAAGAACAATTCCAAACGGTTAGTTCTTCCAATATTCTATGATGTTGACCCTTCTGATGTGCGCAAGCAAAGTGGAATCTTTGCTGAAGCCTTTGCAAGACACGAAACATGTTCCCAAGAGGAAAACAAAATTCTACTCTGGAAAGCTGCACTCAGTAAAGTTGGTAATTTATCAGGATGGGATCTTCGGCATGTTGCTCAAGG GTTTGAATCAAAATTTATCCATATAATTATTAAGGAAGTCTTACATGAAGTCAAATCTCGAATACCACTCGATATTACCGAGCATCCTGTGGCACTTTTCCCCCGTGTTAACCAAATAGAGAAGTTATTGTTCAAAGAAGGTTGTGATGATATTCGAATTATTGGGATTCATGGCATGGGTGGAATCGGCAAAACAACTCTTGCAAAAGCTGTGTTCAACCAAGTTCTTCAGCATTTTGAAGcaagttgttttcttgaaaatgtgAAAATAGAGGCTTCTGAAAGCCAAAATGGATTAGTTCATTTACAAGAGGAACTTCTTGAAAAAGTTCTTAGGAAAAAAATCAAAGTGTACAGTGTTGATGAGGGCATTACATTGATCAAAGAAAGGCTTTGGCAGAAAAAGGTTTTCATCGTCCTTGATGATTTGGACGATCAATGCCAGTTAAATGCATTGCTTGGAGAACGTGATTGGCTTCGCCGGGGTAGTAGAGTTATCATAACAACTCGAGACAAGCATTTGCTCAAAGAACTACAAATGAATGAGCAATACGAAGCAATGAAATTGGATCACAAAAGCTCTTTACAGCTCTTCACATTCCATGCTTCCAGAAAGGCAATACCCCCTGAAGACTGTACTGAGCTTTTGAAAGGCATTGTAACTTACTGTGGAGGAGTTCCACTAGCTCTTAAGGTTTTGGGCGATTATTTGTCTGATAAAGAGATCACAGAATGGAAAAGTGCCTTGGAGAAATTAAAGACAATTCCTTCTAACGATCTCCATACAAAACTCAGAATAAGCTTTGATGGACTTCCGGATGATTTTACTAAGGCTGTTTTCCTTGACattgcttgtttcttcttcAAAATCCAGAAGAGTGAGCTCGTACGTATATTCAAAGCTTGTGGTTTCTACCCTGAGGTTGAAATTTGCGAATTGATTGACAAATCGTTGTTAACAATTGATGAAAATAAGCATCTGAACATGCACAATGTGATCCGGGATATGGGACAAGAAATTGTTCATAGGGAATCACCCGATAACCCAGGCAAGCGTAGCAGATTATGGCACCCTAACGACATTTTTGATGTGCTCACTGGAGAGAAG GGTACAAGAGCCGTTGAAGCGATAGTCCTTGAATCTCCAGTTTTGAAGGATGTTCCGTTGACTACTAAAACATTTGAAAAGATGGAAAAGCTAAGACTCCTACAAATCAATCATGTGCAGCTGTATGGAAGTTTCCAGTATCTACCACAGTCTTTAAAATGTTTGCGTTGGTACTACTGTCCTTTGAAATGCTTGCCATCTGATTTTTGTCTGGAGAATCTTGTTATTCTCGATATGAGTTTTAGCAAATTCAATGAATGCCAAGCGCCTTTAAAG TATTTTAAGTCTTTGAAGAGATTGATATTCTACAGTTGTGAGGACCTCAAGAAATCCCCGGAGTTGGTTGGTTTGGATAGTCTTGAGGAGTTATCATTTGGTTACTGCTCAAATTTAATGGAGCTGGACTCAACAATTGGAGACTTGAAGAGACTTCGTAGTTTAGACGTGTCTGATTGCAAGAAACTACTGAAACTCCCAAGAAGAATCTGTGAGTTAAAATCACTTGAAATGTTATATCTCAATCGCTGCTCAAAACTGGAAGAATTGCCTGATGATTTGGGAAAGTTGGAAGGTCTAAAACAATTGAATGCAGTTGCAACAGCTATCAAAAGAGTACCTGGTTCTGTTGAACATCTAAAGAACTTGGAGAGGCTACTGCTATCACATGACTTCCTATTTAAAAGACAATTTAAATTTTCTGACATATTTCGAACTTGGTTCCAGCCAGAAAGAAGCCTTAGTCAAGGGGGGTATTTACCTTCGTCAATTTCAAGTTTAAGTGCTttaaaagttctacaaattgagaACTGCAATATGTCTGAAGATGATATTCCTTTGTCTCTTGCGAGTTTATCTTCTTTACAGAGTCTATGTTTTAGCAATAATAAGTTTCATTCCATACCTTTCGACCTTTGTGACCTTTCTAGTCTCAAGTATCTCAATTTAAGTGAATGTCCAAATCTTAAAAGCATCCCTGAAGTTCCTCTCACTCTACAGAAACTCGTTGCTTATAAGTGCAAGTCATTAGAAAGACTTCCCAATCTGTCCCAATTGAAAAGGTTGGAGGAATTGGAATTGGGTCGTTGTGAAATGTTGACGGAGATTCAAGGCTTGGAGAATCTTGATTCTATTAGACGAGTATACTTATGGAGCTGCAAGACTTTTGGAAGAACACTAGATGTATCCAACTTGAGTCAATTGAAGAACTTGGATCTTAGTCACTGTGAAAGATTGATTGAGATTCGAGGCTTGGAGAACATTCATTCCATTCGCTACATCAACCTATTCAATTGCAAAGCTCTTGGAAATCCTTTCACTGAAGACTTCTTCAGA GCCCATTATGTACATGGCAGTGAGCTCCAACTAGGGCTTTGCAATAGCAAGGTTCCAGACTGGTTTAGCTACCAAGTAGATGGATGTTCAATGTGCTTCAATATGCCACAACAGGTTGAGAGTACATTCTTAGGCATGTTCCTTTGGATTGTTTATGGTACCGTGGATGAAACTAAGAATGTTTATCCTAAAGCCACCATAGTCGATCTAACAAATGGCGTTGAGTTTAACCATCGTCTGTGGACAACCATATCCTTTGCAGAAAATTCGTCCATCCATTACATACCACCAGATTACTTCAAATGCCCGGTTAAAGGCGGAGAAAAGATGAGCATTCATATTGAATGCTATGACTTTCCAACTGAAGATTTTGTGAAGAAATGTGGAGTTCATCTATTGTATAAAGACAAGAATGGCCAGGTTCATTCTGTGCCTGTGAGTTCTTCTCCTTGTTTTGACAGTGGAAATGAAGTGACAAACAACCATTCTTGTAGAGGTAAGAGTGGAATCTGA